In a genomic window of Flavobacterium lipolyticum:
- a CDS encoding ABC transporter ATP-binding protein, with product MIEIKDLHKSYKMGSSELHVLKGINFNIEEGELVAIMGSSGSGKSTLLNILGILDEADSGSYILDKTPIKKLNETIASKYRNKFLGFVFQSFNLINYKTALDNVAMPLYYQGIKRKERYDIAMKYLEKVGLGSHSHHLPNELSGGQKQRVAIARALASNPKVLLADEPTGALDTKTSYEVMELIQGINDEGKTILIVTHEPDIAAMCKRNVVLKDGLIIDDKKVEQVRASSYV from the coding sequence ATGATTGAGATCAAAGATTTGCACAAATCCTATAAAATGGGTAGTTCGGAGTTACATGTGTTAAAGGGAATTAATTTTAATATTGAAGAAGGTGAGCTGGTTGCAATTATGGGATCGTCAGGATCAGGTAAATCAACGCTTTTGAATATTTTAGGAATTCTGGACGAGGCTGATTCCGGTAGTTATATTTTGGATAAAACCCCGATCAAAAAGTTAAACGAAACAATAGCGTCTAAATACCGCAATAAGTTTTTAGGATTTGTATTTCAGTCTTTCAATCTGATCAACTATAAAACCGCTCTCGATAACGTTGCAATGCCTTTGTATTATCAGGGAATCAAAAGAAAAGAGCGTTATGACATCGCGATGAAATATTTAGAGAAAGTTGGACTTGGTTCGCATTCTCATCACTTACCCAATGAACTTTCAGGAGGTCAGAAACAGCGTGTTGCCATTGCAAGAGCTTTGGCTTCAAATCCGAAAGTTTTATTGGCAGATGAGCCAACAGGAGCATTGGATACTAAAACTTCTTATGAGGTTATGGAACTGATTCAGGGGATTAACGATGAAGGAAAAACAATCCTAATCGTAACTCACGAACCTGATATTGCCGCAATGTGCAAAAGAAATGTAGTCCTGAAAGACGGATTAATTATCGATGATAAAAAGGTAGAACAAGTTAGAGCTTCATCTTATGTTTAA
- a CDS encoding ABC transporter permease → MFNIERWQEIFEAISKNRLRTFLTGVSVASGIFILVILLGAGKGLQNGIEKQFENDAKGIIEVWSEATTKEYKGLNPGRQIQLRNSDYDLPVKKFDDEIDKKSPVRSTWGGIVSYGKESGNYLFRGISSDYVYLENATIVKGRFINNSDMIHNAKVAAIGLKVEQDLFKGQEALGKEILVNNINFKVIGVFTDPSGEREESRVYMPMTTNQRAYGAGDKIDAMQFVLNKKMNYEEALAQSRKFTAEVKALLKSKNVIAPDDNSGIGVFNSVEEAKQFYDLNLYIRLFFWWVGICTIIAGVVGVSNIMLIIVKERTKEIGIRKALGASPFSIISMILHESIFITTIAGFIGLLASLALLEFVGPLVQSEYFRNPEVDFSVALTTLVLLVFAGAMAGFFPAYRAAKIKPIVALRDE, encoded by the coding sequence ATGTTTAATATTGAGCGTTGGCAGGAAATATTTGAGGCAATCTCTAAAAACCGGTTGAGAACATTTCTGACCGGAGTTTCTGTAGCGTCAGGGATTTTTATTTTGGTGATTTTACTTGGAGCAGGAAAAGGGCTTCAGAACGGAATCGAGAAACAATTTGAAAATGATGCAAAAGGAATAATTGAAGTCTGGTCTGAAGCAACAACCAAAGAATATAAAGGACTAAATCCGGGAAGGCAAATTCAGTTAAGAAATAGTGATTATGATCTTCCGGTTAAAAAGTTTGATGATGAGATTGATAAAAAGTCACCTGTACGTAGTACCTGGGGCGGGATTGTGAGTTACGGGAAAGAATCAGGAAATTATCTGTTTAGAGGGATTAGTTCGGATTATGTCTATCTTGAAAATGCAACTATTGTTAAAGGACGCTTCATTAATAATAGTGATATGATACATAATGCGAAAGTGGCGGCTATTGGTTTGAAGGTGGAGCAAGATCTGTTTAAAGGGCAAGAAGCGTTAGGAAAAGAGATTTTAGTCAATAATATTAATTTTAAAGTGATTGGGGTTTTTACAGATCCTTCAGGAGAGCGTGAAGAATCAAGGGTTTATATGCCTATGACGACGAATCAGCGCGCTTATGGAGCTGGTGATAAAATAGACGCAATGCAGTTTGTTTTAAATAAAAAAATGAATTATGAAGAGGCACTGGCGCAATCAAGAAAATTCACAGCAGAGGTAAAAGCCTTGTTGAAAAGCAAAAACGTTATTGCACCTGATGACAATAGCGGCATAGGTGTTTTTAATTCAGTGGAAGAAGCGAAACAATTTTATGATTTAAATCTGTATATCAGATTGTTCTTTTGGTGGGTTGGTATTTGTACGATCATTGCCGGAGTTGTGGGAGTAAGTAATATTATGCTAATCATCGTAAAAGAAAGAACAAAGGAAATTGGAATACGAAAAGCACTTGGAGCTTCCCCTTTTTCAATTATTTCGATGATCCTTCATGAATCTATTTTTATAACCACTATTGCTGGATTTATAGGCTTATTGGCTAGTTTAGCGTTATTGGAATTTGTGGGACCGCTGGTACAAAGTGAATATTTTAGAAATCCTGAAGTTGACTTTAGTGTAGCTTTAACCACGCTTGTACTGCTTGTATTTGCGGGGGCGATGGCAGGGTTTTTTCCGGCATATCGAGCAGCCAAAATTAAACCGATTGTAGCACTTAGAGACGAATAA
- a CDS encoding ABC transporter permease — MFKKDNWDEILQALTANVFRTILTAFGVFWGIFILVILLAAGNGLENGVKKGFDGIATNTMFMWSQTTTKAYKGLPKVRRYDFRNSDVAALKSALPDLVYVSPRNQLGDFNGTNNVVRGTKTSAFTIYGDYPELIKQQPMDIIKGRFVNQQDILERRKVAVIGKGVTNELYGKEEEAIGTYVKINGINFMVVGVYKSKQQGGNAEQEQKNIFIPFTTFQQAFNFGDKVGWMALTAKDGTSITDLKPKILEKIKALHSVNPADERAVGNFDLYEQYNKVQSLFNILKIIAYFVGTLVLISGVIGISNIMLIVVKERTKEIGIRRALGATPAAIRGQILSESIFLTIISGMLGIAVATGIIALLNMALASMPPDSNTMFANPSVDLGVVFVALIILVGSGLLAGFIPAQTAINVKPVDALRTE; from the coding sequence ATGTTTAAAAAAGATAATTGGGACGAGATTTTACAGGCTCTGACAGCCAACGTTTTCAGAACCATTCTAACGGCATTCGGAGTGTTTTGGGGGATTTTTATTTTGGTCATTTTATTGGCAGCTGGTAATGGCCTGGAGAATGGTGTGAAAAAAGGTTTTGATGGGATTGCGACAAATACGATGTTTATGTGGAGTCAAACCACAACCAAAGCCTACAAAGGTTTGCCTAAAGTACGCCGTTATGATTTCAGAAATAGCGATGTTGCAGCATTAAAATCAGCTTTACCGGATCTGGTGTACGTGTCTCCACGAAATCAGCTGGGTGATTTTAACGGAACCAATAATGTAGTTCGTGGTACCAAAACTTCTGCATTTACCATTTACGGAGATTATCCGGAGTTGATTAAACAACAGCCGATGGATATCATTAAAGGGCGATTTGTCAATCAGCAGGACATTCTCGAAAGACGAAAAGTTGCGGTAATTGGTAAAGGAGTGACCAATGAACTTTATGGAAAAGAAGAAGAAGCGATTGGAACTTATGTGAAAATCAACGGGATCAATTTCATGGTGGTGGGGGTTTATAAATCAAAACAGCAAGGGGGGAATGCAGAGCAGGAGCAAAAAAATATATTTATTCCCTTTACTACTTTTCAGCAGGCTTTTAATTTTGGAGATAAAGTAGGGTGGATGGCACTAACCGCAAAAGACGGTACATCTATTACCGATTTAAAACCAAAAATTTTAGAAAAAATAAAAGCACTTCACTCCGTTAATCCTGCTGATGAAAGAGCGGTTGGGAATTTTGATTTATACGAACAGTACAATAAAGTGCAAAGTTTATTTAACATCCTAAAAATTATTGCCTATTTTGTAGGGACTTTGGTTTTGATTTCGGGAGTAATTGGTATTTCGAATATTATGCTTATTGTAGTGAAAGAACGTACCAAAGAAATAGGTATCAGAAGAGCTTTAGGAGCAACTCCTGCAGCGATTCGTGGGCAAATTTTATCTGAATCTATATTTTTAACGATTATTTCAGGAATGCTGGGTATTGCTGTAGCTACCGGAATTATCGCGCTCTTAAATATGGCTTTAGCTTCGATGCCACCGGATAGTAACACGATGTTTGCTAATCCAAGCGTCGATTTAGGAGTCGTATTTGTAGCTTTAATAATATTAGTAGGATCTGGTTTGCTGGCAGGGTTTATTCCGGCACAAACCGCAATTAATGTGAAGCCTGTAGATGCTTTACGAACAGAATAA
- a CDS encoding efflux RND transporter periplasmic adaptor subunit: protein MKKGVTVTILIFIAIVFFGALYYLYAKNQESPIVFKTEKAEIKTIIKNTIATGNIQPNEEVLIKPNISGIIEEVYIKAGEKIKAGDLIAKIRVVANVSNVSSTQNQVQTAKIALDNQEKIYQRQKTLFDKDVISANDFDAAQLAYKQAKQNYLAAKQSLDIVKTGTTTSLGSYANTLIRSTVNGMVLAVPVKVGNQVIESNNFNEGTTIASVADVGRMIFIGKIDESEVGKIKEKMPIEITVGAIENKKFEAALTDIAPKGVVENGAIQFEIKAALVNRDATFIRAGLSANASIILEKADKVLAIKESLVQFDKKTQKPYVEIETNPQKFQRRDLVLGVSDGIYVEVKSGIKASDKIKIWNQGLINEEENK from the coding sequence ATGAAAAAAGGAGTAACCGTAACCATTTTAATCTTTATTGCTATAGTTTTCTTTGGCGCACTGTATTACCTGTACGCTAAGAATCAAGAGTCTCCAATTGTATTTAAAACGGAGAAAGCAGAGATTAAAACCATTATCAAAAATACCATTGCAACCGGTAATATTCAGCCTAATGAAGAAGTCCTGATCAAACCAAACATCTCAGGTATTATCGAAGAAGTGTATATCAAAGCGGGAGAGAAAATTAAAGCCGGTGATCTTATTGCCAAAATTAGAGTTGTAGCCAATGTTTCTAACGTAAGCAGTACACAGAATCAGGTACAGACTGCCAAAATTGCTTTAGACAATCAGGAAAAAATATATCAAAGACAAAAAACATTGTTTGATAAGGACGTAATTTCAGCAAATGATTTTGATGCAGCACAATTAGCGTACAAACAGGCCAAACAAAACTATCTGGCAGCAAAGCAAAGTTTAGATATTGTTAAAACTGGAACAACAACTTCACTTGGAAGTTATGCCAATACGTTAATCCGTTCAACAGTAAACGGAATGGTACTGGCAGTTCCGGTAAAAGTAGGAAATCAGGTTATTGAGAGTAACAATTTTAATGAAGGAACTACTATTGCGAGCGTAGCTGATGTGGGAAGAATGATTTTTATTGGAAAAATTGATGAATCTGAAGTGGGGAAAATCAAAGAAAAAATGCCAATTGAAATTACCGTTGGAGCGATCGAGAATAAAAAATTTGAAGCTGCTCTGACCGATATTGCGCCTAAGGGAGTGGTAGAGAACGGAGCAATTCAGTTTGAAATTAAAGCAGCTTTGGTGAATAGAGATGCTACTTTTATCAGAGCAGGTTTAAGTGCAAACGCTTCAATTATCTTAGAAAAAGCAGATAAAGTTTTGGCAATAAAAGAATCACTGGTACAGTTCGATAAAAAAACGCAAAAACCCTATGTTGAGATTGAAACTAACCCTCAGAAATTTCAAAGAAGAGATTTAGTTTTAGGAGTAAGTGATGGAATTTATGTCGAGGTGAAAAGCGGAATCAAAGCTTCGGATAAAATTAAAATCTGGAATCAGGGTTTGATCAATGAAGAAGAAAATAAGTAA